The Notolabrus celidotus isolate fNotCel1 chromosome 23, fNotCel1.pri, whole genome shotgun sequence region aatgttaaatgtgagatctaaatgttaaatccaaatgttaaatgtaaaatctaaatgttaaataaaaaactaaatgtaatatctaaaaatgtaaaatgttaaatctaaatgttaaatctaattttaaataaaaaactacattttatattttagatctaaatgtaaaatcttaaaactaaatgtaaaatgttaaatctcaattttaaaatgttaaatgtgaaatctaaatgcttaatgttaaatctaaatgttaatctaaatgtgtaattgtaaatctaaatgtgaaatgttgaatctaaatgttaaatgttaaatctaaatgttaacatgtgcttttattaaatttaaatttaaattgtcTACTTCAATTTCACTTACAAAACATGTAGCCGGGaaatatttttctgtctcttcattgaaaatgttttttgtgtaaAGATTACTCCAAAAAgtttagaaataataataataataaaaatgcattttataCCTAGTTCAAAGATCTCATATTAGTTGTGTTAATATTTACACCACAGATTGTTATTCTGTGAACTCTGATTGTGAACTTTGAAATAAGCAGTCACAGTAAAATAAGTCTACATGAAAATGATAAACTTGGACAGTTATAAGCTGTTTCATGTAACTTGTAGAACATTTACTCTTACAGTTCGCTCTTCTTCATTGTTGAtcttaaaaagcagaaataaaataatataatataatatataataatataatataataaattaataataataataaataataaacatgttaaaaatgttgtatttgtttCTCACCTCAAGTGTCTCGTGTTTCCGCTGCAGCTGTGAGGATGtctgagaggagaaagaagaggaagctcAGCACTTCTTCGCCTGTGGTGtctgaacagccaatcagcaccaagagagagaaggagagcggGTACTGTAACAGCCAATCATAAAAGGGCAGCTTTGACGTCATTGAGAATGGGaaaaacacactgtaaaaagtTATGGTGAAGTAGTTTCAAACCTTGTAGTGGTTTTAAACTGATTCAATGACActgcaaaaaatgtaaactttcaTGTAATATGAGAGAAataatttttgttttgtgttttttattttacctctcTTCAGAGACGATGAGTCTACAGTTTCAAGTATTGATTCTTTAAAGAGTTCTGCGTCCATGTTCGAGCCGCTGGTTTTTGGTGATGAAAGTAAACAAAGGTAATTagattaaaatgaacatttcagtaTTTGTAGGCCGTTTCAGGTTCCTGCAGATGGAGGAACATTGGACGTGTATTTGCTCGAGCCTTTAGCCTGTACAATACATGCTAGGAGGGGTATACAGGGTGTGAATCTATGTGGACATGGTTTTAAACTGAACATGTACACAGATGGTAATTTGGCTCTCTCTTAGTAGATCAACATCTTCCTTACCAGCTGCAGTTTTTTCTTCGGTAATTTTTCAGGTTACAAGATTAACTGGAATAAGAGTGAGGGAATACCTTTCAATTCTAACACATTCAAGATGGAACTTGCAGATATTCCGTTTTTGTGGCAGTCCAAAGGAATGAGATATTTAGGAATTAATATTAGATCCCCAGTGACTAAAATATTTagtttaggtgcatttcgaccaagagttctgggctCTTTtagccccagaactactttgtCTGCGTTttaaccgcgggctgaagtcccaggtagatgtacaaatcaggccagtgatgtatggagaaaaaaaaacggaTGCattacaccaccagaccagtagagggcagtaacacaaagacaaatgccattcatcacagatggcaccatagaagcagacggacaggcaggtatcattgtgagcaacacaacagttagcctgttagcatgaagagactttTGATATTGTTGCTGCCATTCCGCTTCTGTGGACGGTTTCTGAACTAGGGGGCAGAGCTGACGAGATCTTAGAATATATATTGATAATACCTTCGAGCTACTCTCTTGAATAATATAGTTGTTCAAAAATGTTTCTATGAGTGGTGGAGTAAAATTCAAACCTGTGTCTTAATGTGTGAAAAATAATCAGTGTTTTTGTGAACTCCTTTCAGGGACACTGAGTCCGCATCGCCAAGGGCCGATTCTTTAAAGAGTTCTGCGTCCATGTTCGAGCCGCTGGTTTTTGGTGATGAAAGTAAACAAAGGTTATTagattaaaatgaacatttcagtatttttagGCCGTTTCAGGTTCCTGCAGATGGAGGAACATTGGACGTGTATTTGCTCGAGCCTTTAGCCTGTGCAATAGGTGCTAGGAGGGGTATACAGGGTGTGAATCTATGTGGACATGGTTTTAAACTGAACATGTACACAGATGGTAATTTGGCTCTCTCTTAGTAGATCAACATCTTCCTTACCAGCTGCAGTTTTTCTTCAGTAGTTTTTCAGGTTACAAGATTAACTGGAATAAGAGTGAGGGAATACCTTTCAATTCTAACACATTCAAGATGGAACTTGCAGATATTCCCTTTTTGTGGCAGTCCAAAGGAATGAGATATTTAGGAATTAATATTAGATCCCCAGTGACTAAAATATTTagtttaggtgcatttcgaccgagagttctggggtcttttagccccagaactactttgtCTGCGTTttaaccgcgggctgaagtcccaggtagatgtacaaatcaggccagtgatgtatggagaaaaaaaaccgaatgcactacaccaccagaccagtagagggcagtaacacaaagacaaatgccattcatcacggatgacaccatagaagcagacggacaggcaggtatcattatgagcaacacaacagttagcctgttagcatgaagagactttTGATATTGTTGCTGCCATTCCGCTTCTGTGGACGGTTTCTGAACTAGGGGGCAGAGCTGACGAGATCTTAGAATATATATTGATAATACCTTTGAGCTACTCTCTTGAATAATATAGTTGTGCAAAAATGTTTCTATAAGTGGTGCAGTAAAGTTCAAACCAGTGTCTTAATGTGTGAAAAataatctgtgtttttgtgaactCCTTTCAGGGACCCTGAGTCTGCATCGCCAAGGGCCGATTCTTTAAAGAGTTCTGCGTCCATGTTCGAGCCGCTGGTTTTTGGAGATGAAAGTAAACAAAGGTAATTAGatttaaaggaatatttcagtgtttatcAGCTGATCAGTCCGTGCAGACGGAGGTTCTAAAGTCAAAGTTTGATATTGTAGCTTCCACTTCTCTGGACGGGTTCTGAACAAAGGGGCAGAGCTGACCGAGATCTTAAAATATATACTTATAATACCTTCAAGCTACCCTCTTAACTTTAATAATACAATTGTGCAAAGATGTTTCTATGAGTGGTGCAGTAAAGTTCAAACCTGTGTCTTAATGTGTGAAAAATAATCAGTGTTTTTGTGAACTCCTTTCAGGGACCCTGAGTCTGCAGCACCATGGGCTGATTCTTTAAAGAGTTCTGCTTCCATGTTCGAGCCTCTGGTTTTTGGTCATGAAAGCAAAAAAAGGTAATTATTGTAatctgccaaatacatacaatatGTAGCATATTTAAGAATATGAAAGtgagtttatttaacattagagATAGGCTGATGGTGAACCAATAAATGATGTTCGCACCGCAGAATATCAATTAGATTAAAATGATACCTTCACTGAAAGACAGTTTTACAAACTCAGAGAACAAAAAATCGCAAattaattacatgtaaagtcaatgtagagacACGAATAAACACAAGTAGTGGTCTGGTGGAGCGAATCACGCAAATAGTCTGTATTCACGTGAACGCAACATAAGGGGGCTCCGGATTACTGAATATGGACCGGAGCGGAACCGGTGTAAGTACAGCCACTGCCGTGGCGGAGCTGAGACAGGACTAACATTTTTAAGGCAAACCTGTGGAGATTAGTCATCTGTCGGCACAACGAGCAAACCACTTCTTGAATCCACCAATATCAGGGCTCTGGTTTCCATTTTCGGGATTTATCTGCTACCTTTTCTAATGAGACTTTATGTCTTTTCATTTTCCAGCTGTTCAGTATGTACAGAGGTTTTGAGGGATCCAGTCCAGTATATGTGTGGACACTGGTCATGCAAACAGTGTGTCGGCACAGACCTGGACCAGCATGATTCACCAGAAGACCACCCCTGCAAGAGGTGTGGAAAGAAACCCAAATATCAATCCAAACCCCAAAGAGTTACAGAGACACTTAATGGTAAGATCAAACACTCACTGTCAAAGTATCTGTACGTCTAATGATACCATACTCACACTGAGTATAGATCCATACTTAATCATTCAGGTTTTGAATTACATCATAGtctgacatgtttttgtgtaGAGAGTGATGTGGTCACATGTCGCTCTGGTAAATAGTTAAAATTTGATGTGCTTATGATTGTTTCAGTGGCCAGACCTTCTCGGAAAACAAAGACTtttaaagaaaggatgagaCTCAAGTTTACTTCAGTATCTGAAGGTAACGGTGACTCAAAGAGGGCCTTCAACAGCGTCTATACCGAGCTCTTGATCACCAATAAAGAGAGTGAAGGGCTGCATGAAGAACATGTGTTCAGacacatcaaacaaaaatcGTTACCAGGATCCCCTAAATCAAAGGTTGACCTGAGCGACATCTTCAAGCCTTTGTCCGGCCAAAAGGAACCGATCAGAACAATCCTGACGAAGGGCGTGGCAGGAATCGGGAAATCCTATTCCGTGCAGAAATTCCTTCTTGACTGGGCCGAGGGGAAAGAGAACCAGGACATCCATTTGGTGTTCTGTATTTCTTTCAGAGAGCTCAATttgattaaaggtgacaaaAGCTTACTGGAGCTCCTGACTGAGTTTCACCCTGCTCTCAAAGAACTAAAGGATTCAGTGGATCTCATGAAAGCCAGAACCATAGTGGTCCTGGATGGCCTGGATGAAAGTCGATTTAAACTAGACTTTAAGGACAAGCCGGTAACATCTGTCACTGAAGGGACATCTGTGGCTAATCTCCTTGCAAACCTCATCAAGGGTAACCTTCTTCCAGATGCCAAACTCTGGATAACGACTCGTCCAGCAGCAGCTGATCAGATCCCTGCAGAGTTTGTGGACATGGTTACAGAGATCAGAGGGTTCAGTGATCCCCAAAAAGAGGAGTACTTGAGAAGGCGATGCAGTCATGACCCAGGCCTTGCTGACAGAATAATTTCACACATTCACTCGTCACCGAGTCTCGACATCATGTGCCAGATCCCGATCTTCTGCTGGAtttctgctgtgttgtttgaGGAGATCTTTAGGGAAGATGAGGAAGCTGAACCCCCTCAAACTCTTACAGAGATGATGGCACATTACTTGTTTGCTCAGACAACCCGCAGGAACAGAAAATATGACAAGAACACAGAAGAACAAGAGCAACTTCTGAAGAACCACAAGGAATTCCTCCTGAAACTCGGCAAGCTAGCCTTCATCCAGCTGCAGAACAACAACATTATCTTCTACAGAGAAGACCTTGAACAGTGTGACATCGATGTGAAAGAGGCAACCATCTTTTCCGGGTTTTGCTCAGAAGTTCTAAGAGAAGAACAAGTCTTCTCCGAGaagatcttcttctttgtgcACCTGACCATACAGGAGTTCTTCGCAGCACTTTTTGTCTACGACTGTTTCACAAAT contains the following coding sequences:
- the LOC117807323 gene encoding NLR family CARD domain-containing protein 3-like — translated: MSERRKKRKLSTSSPVVSEQPISTKREKESGDDESTVSSIDSLKSSASMFEPLVFGDESKQRDTESASPRADSLKSSASMFEPLVFGDESKQRDPESASPRADSLKSSASMFEPLVFGDESKQRDPESAAPWADSLKSSASMFEPLVFGHESKKSCSVCTEVLRDPVQYMCGHWSCKQCVGTDLDQHDSPEDHPCKRCGKKPKYQSKPQRVTETLNVARPSRKTKTFKERMRLKFTSVSEGNGDSKRAFNSVYTELLITNKESEGLHEEHVFRHIKQKSLPGSPKSKVDLSDIFKPLSGQKEPIRTILTKGVAGIGKSYSVQKFLLDWAEGKENQDIHLVFCISFRELNLIKGDKSLLELLTEFHPALKELKDSVDLMKARTIVVLDGLDESRFKLDFKDKPVTSVTEGTSVANLLANLIKGNLLPDAKLWITTRPAAADQIPAEFVDMVTEIRGFSDPQKEEYLRRRCSHDPGLADRIISHIHSSPSLDIMCQIPIFCWISAVLFEEIFREDEEAEPPQTLTEMMAHYLFAQTTRRNRKYDKNTEEQEQLLKNHKEFLLKLGKLAFIQLQNNNIIFYREDLEQCDIDVKEATIFSGFCSEVLREEQVFSEKIFFFVHLTIQEFFAALFVYDCFTNQKTEELSEFLDLKDEEHSLLDLLKMTLEKVLEKKNGHLDFFMRFLLGLIVEPNRRLLQGLLTSPGPDEDKKILTHLKAIRRKTLPPDSSIILFQAMVEMRDHKVKDEIQEFLRSPERSKTELTPLHCSALAYMLQVSKDDLEVLDLKSFNTTDEGRRRLIPAVRISRKAILADCKVTEDWVEHLAFGLKFPYLPLRDLDLSNNDLKDSGVSLLCGGLLSKFCKLKILRLSGCLVTEGGCAYLASALKSNPSHLFELDLSYNNVGVSGERMLTELKEDPQYKLSELRVDHGGIERMTPGFKKYSCELTFDPKATQKNLTFSEDNRKVAWEEEEQQFPSAAEGRSGQRQQVLCQQGLQERHYFEVEFEMLKPFTVGLTYKTTDEKGDVDDWKLGQDVPSWSLTCSSDGCFVLHGDETISVAPRCSRSSWVAVYLDWPAGTLSFYRVSSDSRTRLHTFKTKFSEPLYPAVELHPGCYASLSL